One segment of Thunnus thynnus chromosome 19, fThuThy2.1, whole genome shotgun sequence DNA contains the following:
- the LOC137171324 gene encoding major intrinsically disordered NOTCH2-binding receptor 1-like, whose product MDISVLPNNNHPEKFLQLDVGMLPATHGMFQVGAVMSSHRHWQNRVYFQREQRVKTDSRSPPSPEGTPVVFVDRYLEKHITPVTLKSNIKTNPLYMDMRSMDAVDKEKSKPSWTVREYDTQTVHGNLADYLKKTPKDLDFWLEDLYTPGFDSLLKKKEAEQKKKKLCFVGMGDQQSIIYPDGKQAHECKTQVYCGANTGKVVIR is encoded by the exons ATGGACATCTCTGTTCTTCCCAACAACAACCACCCGGAGAAgttccttcagctggatgtgGGGATGCTGCCGGCCACACACGGCATGTTCCAGGTCGGGGCAGTCATGTCCAGTCACAGACACTGGCAGAACAGGGTCTACTTCCAG AGGGAGCAAAGGGTGAAGACTGACAGCAGGTCGCCTCCATCACCAGAGGGCACTCCTGTGGTGTTTGTGGACAGATATCTGGAGAAGCACATCACTCCAGTCACTCTGAAGTCCAACATTAAGACGAACCCTCTGTATATGGACATGAGATCAATGGACGCAGTGGACAAGGAGAAGTCCAAGCCTTCCTGGACTGTCAGGGAGTACGACACACAAACAGTCCACGGCAACCTCGCAGACTATTTAAAG aagactCCTAAAGATCTGGACTTTTGGCTGGAGGATCTCTACACACCAGGATTTGATTCTTtactgaagaagaaagaagcagaacagaaaaagaaaaaacttt GCTTTGTGGGAATGGGAGACCAGCAGTCCATCATATACCCAGACGGCAAACAAGCACATGAGTGCAAAACTCAAGTCTACTGCGGCGCTAACACTGGCAAAGTGGTTATACGTTAA